One genomic region from Tigriopus californicus strain San Diego chromosome 4, Tcal_SD_v2.1, whole genome shotgun sequence encodes:
- the LOC131878989 gene encoding uncharacterized protein LOC131878989 isoform X1 has translation MWILVGCWVVIAIFVGTGLGPSEVSSARLPGSISLQSDDGLVGDEDVQIWVMDPLGVRRVSNNLRDQDSSFVDSLGENVDPIFKLDTLPMAIGPSLATRKVISGTIPRSKKPQSVPFLDRNGLRGGGGIVSEFSVGLDTGLDRAEVEGSKNGPEWTNTKGRESLGLMERQGYEDFAQGSQDVNSAGNKRELMREIYGPMSQEDVPQQDGPKTLGSEAPGIRMMMNSLKDGGLLKFDGLSGNDGWSIFEMKATVMKPLSLKKKKEYPFSSSKTLNQPTLPSDLLE, from the exons ATGTGGATCCTCGTGGGTTGTTGGGTGGTTATCGCCATCTTTGTTGGAACAG GATTAGGACCGTCTGAAGTGTCCTCCGCGAGGCTGCCCGGATCCATTTCCCTTCAAAGTGACGATGGGCTGGTTGGGGATGAGGATGTGCAGATCTGGGTCATGGACCCCCTTGGTGTCAGAAGAGTTTCCAACAATCTTCGAGAT CAGGACAGCAGCTTTGTTGACAGCCTCGGTGAGAATGTGGATCCCATCTTTAAATTAGACACCCTGCCAATGG CTATTGGACCATCGCTCGCCACCAGAAAAGTCATTAGTGGAACGATTCCTCGTTCCAAAAAACCCCAGAGTGTTCCTTTCTTGGATCGGAATGGTCtgcgtggtggtggtgggattGTTTCGGAGTTTTCAGTTGGGCTGGATACCGGACTTGATAGGGCCGAAGTGGAGGGATCCAAAAATGGACCCGAGTGGACCAACACCAAGGGCCGCGAATCCCTTGGGTTAATGGAAAGACAAGGCTATGAGGACTTTGCCCAAGGTTCTCAAGACGTCAATAGCGCTGGCAACAAACGAGAACTTATGCGCGAG ATCTATGGTCCAATGTCTCAGGAAGATGTTCCACAGCAGGATGGACCCAAGACTTTGGGCAGCGAAGCTCCTGGCATTAGAATGATG ATGAACTCGCTGAAGGATGGAGGGCTGTTAAAATTCG ATGGATTAAGTGGCAATGATGGATGGTCGATTTTCGAGATGAAGGCCACCGTAATGAAACCATTATcactcaagaagaagaaggaataTCCATTCTCttcttccaaaacattgaaccAACCCACGCTTCCGTCAGATTTGCTGGAATAA
- the LOC131878989 gene encoding uncharacterized protein LOC131878989 isoform X2 yields MWILVGCWVVIAIFVGTGLGPSEVSSARLPGSISLQSDDGLVGDEDVQIWVMDPLGVRRVSNNLRDDSSFVDSLGENVDPIFKLDTLPMAIGPSLATRKVISGTIPRSKKPQSVPFLDRNGLRGGGGIVSEFSVGLDTGLDRAEVEGSKNGPEWTNTKGRESLGLMERQGYEDFAQGSQDVNSAGNKRELMREIYGPMSQEDVPQQDGPKTLGSEAPGIRMMMNSLKDGGLLKFDGLSGNDGWSIFEMKATVMKPLSLKKKKEYPFSSSKTLNQPTLPSDLLE; encoded by the exons ATGTGGATCCTCGTGGGTTGTTGGGTGGTTATCGCCATCTTTGTTGGAACAG GATTAGGACCGTCTGAAGTGTCCTCCGCGAGGCTGCCCGGATCCATTTCCCTTCAAAGTGACGATGGGCTGGTTGGGGATGAGGATGTGCAGATCTGGGTCATGGACCCCCTTGGTGTCAGAAGAGTTTCCAACAATCTTCGAGAT GACAGCAGCTTTGTTGACAGCCTCGGTGAGAATGTGGATCCCATCTTTAAATTAGACACCCTGCCAATGG CTATTGGACCATCGCTCGCCACCAGAAAAGTCATTAGTGGAACGATTCCTCGTTCCAAAAAACCCCAGAGTGTTCCTTTCTTGGATCGGAATGGTCtgcgtggtggtggtgggattGTTTCGGAGTTTTCAGTTGGGCTGGATACCGGACTTGATAGGGCCGAAGTGGAGGGATCCAAAAATGGACCCGAGTGGACCAACACCAAGGGCCGCGAATCCCTTGGGTTAATGGAAAGACAAGGCTATGAGGACTTTGCCCAAGGTTCTCAAGACGTCAATAGCGCTGGCAACAAACGAGAACTTATGCGCGAG ATCTATGGTCCAATGTCTCAGGAAGATGTTCCACAGCAGGATGGACCCAAGACTTTGGGCAGCGAAGCTCCTGGCATTAGAATGATG ATGAACTCGCTGAAGGATGGAGGGCTGTTAAAATTCG ATGGATTAAGTGGCAATGATGGATGGTCGATTTTCGAGATGAAGGCCACCGTAATGAAACCATTATcactcaagaagaagaaggaataTCCATTCTCttcttccaaaacattgaaccAACCCACGCTTCCGTCAGATTTGCTGGAATAA